A window of Adhaeribacter arboris genomic DNA:
GCCATTCGTCGATGCGGTCATTACCGGTCTTGCCCCAGGATGCCCGAACTTTAAAATTATCGACCACGGGCAACGCATTCTTCCAGAAATTTTCTTCGGATAATCGGTAGCCGGCCGAAACACCCGGGAAAAAGCCATAACGGCCTTCTTTCGGAAAAATGTACGAGCCATCATACCGCCATACAAATTCGAGGAGCAGTTTTTCGAAATAATTGTAATTAACCCGGCCAAAGTAATTTAAGCGAGCGTTTTCGTAGGCTACCCCGGTATTATCTTTATTTATATCGCCACCGGCAAACAACTCATCAATGGCCGATGAAACAAAAAACCGGCGGTAAGCGGAGAGGCTATTGCCGCGTCCCCGACGCGATTCCGAGCCAACCATAATTTTGAATGCATTCTTCTCAATGTTTTTTTCGTAGGTTATAATTCCGTTAAGCAGAATATCCTGGTTATCTTCGGCCCATTCCTGTAACCTTGGGTCGTCGAAGCCTTTCTTGCCTTTTACCAAAATGGGTTTGCCGTTGGTGTCGTACGAACTGCCATCCCAGGAATACAAGTACCAGGGAGTTTCCCAGCGTTTGCGAAAACGGAACGTTTTATCGAGGCTGGCATTGCCGCTAAAAGCCAGTCCTTTTACCCACGGAACTTTTACATCTAACCGGATATTACTGTTTAAAACAAATTGCCGGGTCCGGTCGTAACCGGTAGCATCGGTACTGGTAACCGCGGGGTTATTGCCTTGTTCTACGTCCGGGCCGGGTGTGCCATCGGGCCAATAAGCGTGTTTTCCGGGGTCGGAACGCATCAGGCCCGAGAATATATTGCCACTGCCGAAATTTGGCGCATTTCGGTTTTCCATTCGGCCCGCTACATCAAACCGCAGGCTTACATTATCGGATATTACCCCATCAATGTTGCTGCGAAAATCATATTGTTTATAATCGGTAGAGCTTTTATAGTAATAGCCATCCTGAAAGCGGGAACCCATATTCAGAAAATATTTAATTCTTTCACTGCCTCCCGTAAGAGTGGCATTCAAGTAATTTTGCCGGGAACGCGGCTTTAGTACTTCTTTATACCAATCGGTATTGGGGTGACCCCAAGGGTCGGAGCCATCCTGAAATTTCTGAATATCACCCGGACTATATCGTGGTTGCCGGTTATTGTAAGAATCAATTTCATTAAGCAGGGTAGCGTATTCGGCGGCATTGGCCATTTCCGGTATGCGGGTAGGCTGGTTATAGCCTTCGTTGTAATTAAAAGTAATTTCTGGTTTGCCGGTTTTACCGCGTTTGGTGGTAATTAGTATTACCCCGTTGGCCGCTTGCGAGCCGTAAATAGCCGCCGAAGCATCTTTCAGAACAGTAATACTTTCAATGGTATTGGGGTCGATGCGTTCTAAGGACCGGCCCGGAATACCATCTACAATTATTAAAGGATTATTATTGCCTAAGGAATTGGTACCCCGGATGCGAATATTAGAACCATCGCTACCGGGTTCGCCACTGCGTTGAACTGCCGTTATGCCAGGTAAACGTCCGACCAAGGCATTACTCACGTTGGCTACCGGGGTTTGAGTAATTTTTTCGCCTTTCACCGAAACTACCGAACCAGTAATAGTGGCCCGCTCCTGACTACCATAACCCACCACCAAAACTTCACCGAGTTGTTTGGCATCCGGCGCAAGGGCAATATCTATCACACTTTTGCCGCTTAGTAGCACTTCTTTAGGTAAATATCCTACATAAGAAAACACCAGCGTGCCAGTGGTATTTTCGTCCGGTACATTTAATGTAAAGATACCCTCTGGGTCTGTACTGGTGCCAATGGTAGTTCCTTTTATTACCACCGTTACCCCTGGCAGACCGGCTCCGTTTTCATCCGTAACTTTTCCGGAAACAGATACATCCAAAGGATTTGAAAACTCATTTTTTATCCCAGCTGCGTTCGATGTACTCTCGGTTAAGATTCCGGAGAGACCAGCGGAAGTAGTTGCCTTATCCGTTGTGTCGGCCGATTTAGGAGCCAGAATCAGGTACGTTTCTTCATCAATTTTTTTATATCTCAGGCCGGTTTTCTTCAGCAAGCTTCTCAGGTTTTCTTCCAGTTTCCTGCCCGGCTGAATCAAGGTTGGATTAACGTATACGTCGTTGAGCAGTTTCTCCTCGAACATAACATCTACGTGGTACTTGGTTTTTAATTGCATCAGCGCCTCCCTCAGGAGCACCGACGAGTTAGCTTGTGGGCTGGTTTGCTGGTTCTTTTGGACAGGTGGCTGCATACTAACC
This region includes:
- a CDS encoding SusC/RagA family TonB-linked outer membrane protein; amino-acid sequence: MQPPVQKNQQTSPQANSSVLLREALMQLKTKYHVDVMFEEKLLNDVYVNPTLIQPGRKLEENLRSLLKKTGLRYKKIDEETYLILAPKSADTTDKATTSAGLSGILTESTSNAAGIKNEFSNPLDVSVSGKVTDENGAGLPGVTVVIKGTTIGTSTDPEGIFTLNVPDENTTGTLVFSYVGYLPKEVLLSGKSVIDIALAPDAKQLGEVLVVGYGSQERATITGSVVSVKGEKITQTPVANVSNALVGRLPGITAVQRSGEPGSDGSNIRIRGTNSLGNNNPLIIVDGIPGRSLERIDPNTIESITVLKDASAAIYGSQAANGVILITTKRGKTGKPEITFNYNEGYNQPTRIPEMANAAEYATLLNEIDSYNNRQPRYSPGDIQKFQDGSDPWGHPNTDWYKEVLKPRSRQNYLNATLTGGSERIKYFLNMGSRFQDGYYYKSSTDYKQYDFRSNIDGVISDNVSLRFDVAGRMENRNAPNFGSGNIFSGLMRSDPGKHAYWPDGTPGPDVEQGNNPAVTSTDATGYDRTRQFVLNSNIRLDVKVPWVKGLAFSGNASLDKTFRFRKRWETPWYLYSWDGSSYDTNGKPILVKGKKGFDDPRLQEWAEDNQDILLNGIITYEKNIEKNAFKIMVGSESRRGRGNSLSAYRRFFVSSAIDELFAGGDINKDNTGVAYENARLNYFGRVNYNYFEKLLLEFVWRYDGSYIFPKEGRYGFFPGVSAGYRLSEENFWKNALPVVDNFKVRASWGKTGNDRIDEWQYLSSYGFNANTYIFGITQENKLLREVRIPNENVTWEVANQANIGFEAGLFNSKLYFEFDYFNNKRSQILWQRNASVPSSTGITLPKENIGKVRNSGVEFNVGYKNQLQKFRYNVSVNGSYSKNKILFWDESPGRPEYQQSTGKPIPTDPNNPDGDLFYQSLGIFRDQAAVDAYPHWQGARPGDVIFKDVNNDGVINGNDRVRNEKTNIPRFNGGVDINLAYGAFDLSILFQGATGAIRYIDTYSGDSGNFLQDFYNNRWTEANPDASEPRAFNRSQEYWRTQFNTQFIRNTDYVRLKTLQLGYNLPASLINRIGVSALRFFVSGYNLFTISPDLIDFDPESDNTSGSSYPVQRVVNGGLTLTF